One window from the genome of Cryptomeria japonica chromosome 6, Sugi_1.0, whole genome shotgun sequence encodes:
- the LOC131855836 gene encoding auxin-induced protein PCNT115-like, translating to MANVGTKKLGQQGLCVSEQGLGCMGMSFLYGPPKPEQEMIDLIHYAVNRGVTFLDTSDMYGPETNEILLGKALKGIREKVQIATKFGITWANGEFGVSGDPAYVRAACEASLKRLDVDYIDLYYQHRVDTSVPIEATMGELKKLVEEGKIKYVGLSEASASTIRRAHAVHPITAVELEWSLWTRDSEAQIIPTCRELGIGIVTYSPLGRGFFASGAKLLESVTDYDYRKGSPRLQSENLEHNQALFQKLSEISSRKGCSPSQLALAWVQHQGNDVVPIPGTTKIKNLNDNIVSVSVHLSADDMKEIEAIFHVDAAAGGRSREEELQMSWMNSETPPYSTLH from the exons ATGGCGAATGTGGGCACGAAAAAGTTGGGGCAGCAGGGACTGTGTGTGTCTGAACAGGGTTTGGGATGTATGGGTATGTCCTTTTTGTACGGCCCTCCCAAACCTGAGCAAGAGATGATTGACCTCATTCACTATGCTGTTAACAGAGGTGTCACTTTTCTTGATACTTCAGACATGTATGGACCAGAAACCAATGAAATTCTTCTAGGAAAG GCTCTGAAAGGCATCAGAGAGAAGGTCCAGATTGCCACTAAGTTTGGAATCACTTGGGCTAATGGAGAATTCGGCGTGAGCGGAGATCCTGCATACGTCAGGGCTGCCTGTGAAGCAAGCCTCAAGAGGCTTGATGTAGACTACATCGATCTTTATTATCAGCACAGGGTGGATACTAGTGTACCCATAGAAGCTACT ATGGGTGAACTGAAGAAGCTGGTAGAAGAGGGAAAGATAAAATATGTGGGTCTGTCAGAAGCCTCTGCTTCAACAATCCGTAGAGCCCATGCAGTGCATCCAATCACTGCTGTAGAGCTTGAATGGTCTCTCTGGACTAGGGATTCCGAGGCCCAAATTATTCCTACCTGCAG GGAGTTGGGGATTGGGATTGTTACGTACAGCCCTTTAGGCAGGGGTTTCTTTGCCTCAGGAGCAAAACTTCTTGAAAGTGTGACTGATTATGACTACCGTAAG GGGAGTCCAAGGCTTCAAAGTGAGAATCTTGAGCACAACCAAGCTCTATTCCAAAAGCTGAGTGAGATCAGTTCACGAAAAGGGTGCAGCCCAAGCCAGCTTGCTCTTGCATGGGTTCAGCACCAGGGTAATGATGTTGTGCCCATACCCGGAACCACCAAGATTAAGAACCTGAACGATAACATAGTCTCGGTCTCTGTACATCTGAGTGCAGATGACATGAAGGAAATAGAGGCCATTTTTCATGTAGATGCTGCAGCTGGAGGTCGAAGCAGGGAAGAGGAATTGCAAATGAGCTGGATGAATTCAGAAACACCCCCTTACAGTACTCTCCATTGA